One genomic window of Chitinivorax sp. B includes the following:
- a CDS encoding methyltransferase domain-containing protein, with protein MTTTLANQSTTASNEHFLATPTCIREQVVAYYTAATADYKVWSKGFNMHFGYWRLGINPFNREAMLNEMNLQVLARLNLPADRPARIADLGGGTGATARSLVAARADLTVDVVTIAPNQVELGETLNRHAPHGDAITMHCADYVHTGLPSNAFDAVIMVESACHAEGATKATLMREAYRLLKPGGRLIMADAMLRQAVPNQNLLGRVMTRLYERWCVSWAVPEMCRIDLMPMVLKYIGFQEPKIENWSNNVMMSVAHVPILASYFAIAEVIKARGWLPTWRWRHIVASILTPLLGLYRCTFTYSAMIADKPLMNQESHHARIDLAL; from the coding sequence ATGACCACCACACTTGCCAATCAGTCAACTACTGCTTCGAACGAACATTTTCTAGCCACACCAACATGCATCCGCGAACAGGTCGTTGCGTACTACACCGCGGCCACTGCCGATTACAAAGTGTGGAGCAAGGGTTTCAACATGCACTTCGGTTATTGGCGTCTTGGTATCAACCCTTTCAATCGCGAAGCCATGTTGAATGAAATGAATCTGCAAGTCCTCGCCCGCTTGAATCTGCCTGCAGATCGGCCAGCGCGCATAGCAGATCTGGGTGGTGGTACCGGTGCCACAGCCCGCAGTCTGGTCGCAGCAAGGGCCGATTTGACTGTTGATGTAGTGACTATCGCCCCCAATCAGGTGGAGCTGGGTGAAACACTCAACCGGCATGCGCCACATGGCGACGCCATCACTATGCACTGTGCCGATTATGTGCATACCGGTTTGCCAAGCAATGCCTTTGACGCAGTCATCATGGTAGAAAGTGCCTGCCATGCCGAAGGTGCCACCAAAGCCACACTGATGCGCGAAGCATATCGGCTACTGAAGCCGGGCGGCCGACTGATCATGGCCGATGCCATGTTACGTCAGGCGGTACCAAACCAGAATCTATTGGGGCGTGTCATGACCCGGTTGTATGAGCGCTGGTGCGTGTCGTGGGCAGTACCGGAAATGTGCCGCATCGACCTGATGCCAATGGTGCTCAAATACATTGGTTTTCAAGAGCCCAAGATCGAAAACTGGTCGAACAATGTGATGATGTCGGTGGCGCATGTGCCCATCTTGGCCTCGTACTTTGCAATTGCTGAAGTCATCAAGGCGCGTGGCTGGTTACCGACATGGCGGTGGCGTCATATCGTGGCCTCAATCCTGACACCGCTGCTGGGTCTGTATCGTTGCACATTTACTTATTCGGCAATGATTGCCGACAAGCCATTGATGAATCAGGAGTCGCATCATGCCCGCATTGACCTTGCTTTATGA
- a CDS encoding MarR family transcriptional regulator, with protein MQLSPTTEKFVLHWGEMGTRWGVNRTVAQIHALLFLAEKPLTADEICETLNVARSNVSTSLKELQNWSLVKVVHQLGDRRDHFQAHQDVWDVFKTVVEERKKREIDPTLTVLRECMLESKDDAVLDLHTRDKMQNVLDFVESMSDGYEELKSLPPATLLRLLHFGAKVQGWFGRRDEADGKN; from the coding sequence ATGCAACTCAGTCCAACAACAGAAAAGTTTGTTCTGCATTGGGGCGAAATGGGGACACGTTGGGGCGTCAACCGCACTGTGGCGCAGATCCATGCCCTGCTGTTTCTGGCAGAAAAACCACTGACGGCCGATGAAATCTGCGAAACGCTTAATGTAGCCCGATCCAATGTCAGTACCAGCCTGAAAGAGCTACAGAACTGGAGCCTAGTCAAAGTCGTACATCAGCTGGGTGATCGACGCGACCATTTCCAGGCACATCAGGATGTTTGGGATGTTTTCAAAACCGTTGTGGAAGAGCGTAAAAAACGCGAAATCGACCCGACCTTGACCGTATTGCGCGAATGTATGCTGGAATCGAAGGATGATGCGGTGCTGGATCTGCACACCCGAGACAAGATGCAAAACGTGCTGGATTTTGTAGAGTCCATGTCGGACGGCTATGAAGAGCTCAAATCATTGCCACCGGCCACGTTGCTGCGCTTATTGCACTTTGGTGCCAAGGTTCAGGGCTGGTTTGGACGACGTGACGAAGCCGACGGCAAAAACTGA
- a CDS encoding ABC transporter substrate-binding protein, which produces MWCRVTGWALAFALLGALGQVLAASSASSLKVSLLIISRAQLAAYQAQIDRFKLTYPEMKVDVDFIENESYKKHFVASLTGKPAPDVMFAFAGHAISNAARAGQLVPLDQVLSTTAWQATFNQAIRTAVNVDGKHYALPLHYYQWGMYYNKSVFRELHLVPPKNWAELLTWCHTAREQGIEPILVGGREGWPLAGWFDYLDLRINGLAFHLQLMRGEVPFTDARVRQVFEHWQRLFNRECFNDDMAQRGWRDVLSRLYRAKAGLMLMGNFWTSQIPPALRNQIGFIPFPHVVDKLPLYEDAPLDVLIMPANGANRTEAELFLRFMARADIQATISQSVGMLPGHVDAAIGDDMFLVAGRQLLNRAEGSAQFLDRDTPPGFAALAIDAFLQFVRRPAEIDPIVQQLESARRQYLQKQ; this is translated from the coding sequence ATGTGGTGCAGGGTGACAGGTTGGGCACTGGCGTTCGCCTTGTTGGGCGCGCTCGGACAGGTTCTGGCTGCCAGCTCGGCATCAAGCTTGAAAGTCAGCCTGTTGATCATCAGTCGTGCTCAATTGGCTGCCTATCAAGCCCAGATTGACCGATTCAAGTTGACTTATCCAGAAATGAAGGTAGATGTCGATTTCATCGAGAATGAGTCGTACAAAAAGCATTTCGTGGCAAGTCTGACCGGCAAGCCCGCACCGGACGTCATGTTTGCCTTTGCCGGACATGCAATCTCAAATGCGGCACGGGCAGGGCAATTGGTCCCACTCGATCAGGTGTTGTCCACCACAGCCTGGCAAGCTACTTTCAATCAGGCTATTCGCACCGCGGTAAATGTGGATGGCAAGCATTACGCCTTGCCACTGCACTACTACCAGTGGGGGATGTATTACAACAAGTCGGTTTTTCGCGAACTGCACCTTGTGCCCCCTAAAAATTGGGCAGAGCTGTTGACCTGGTGCCACACTGCTCGCGAGCAAGGGATCGAACCGATCCTCGTCGGCGGGCGCGAAGGCTGGCCACTGGCGGGCTGGTTCGATTACTTGGATTTGCGCATCAATGGATTGGCATTTCATCTTCAACTCATGCGGGGCGAGGTACCGTTTACGGATGCGCGCGTACGGCAAGTATTCGAGCATTGGCAACGTTTGTTCAATCGCGAATGTTTCAACGACGATATGGCTCAACGTGGCTGGCGCGATGTGTTATCTCGCCTTTATCGCGCCAAGGCTGGCTTGATGCTGATGGGCAATTTCTGGACCTCACAGATTCCACCCGCGCTACGCAATCAAATAGGATTTATCCCTTTCCCGCACGTCGTGGACAAGCTGCCATTGTATGAAGATGCACCGCTGGACGTGTTGATCATGCCTGCCAATGGTGCCAACAGGACAGAGGCTGAATTGTTTCTGCGCTTCATGGCGCGAGCTGATATCCAAGCTACCATCAGCCAATCCGTGGGGATGCTGCCGGGGCATGTTGATGCTGCAATCGGTGACGACATGTTTCTTGTCGCGGGTCGACAACTGCTCAATCGGGCGGAAGGAAGCGCCCAGTTTCTGGATCGCGACACCCCGCCTGGTTTCGCTGCGCTGGCTATCGATGCGTTTTTGCAATTTGTCCGGAGACCTGCAGAAATCGATCCGATCGTGCAGCAGTTGGAAAGTGCGCGGCGGCAATATCTTCAAAAACAGTGA
- a CDS encoding bifunctional nicotinamide-nucleotide adenylyltransferase/Nudix hydroxylase, which produces MDMQYDLIVFIGRLQPMHNAHLNIVKTALTQASRVLVLAGSSNKPRTIKNPFTFEERAIMLHRCLDAAERERVVIKPLRDFLYNEAQWLKVVQQAVADESLPKDARIGLIGHSKDASSYYLRMFPQWELIEVENLSGLNATELRDMMFCDTNRDGHWMRLETKVPTPVAAFLQSFALSPEYASLVQEYVFTRDYKAAWANAPYPPTFMTVDAVLTCSGHVLLVKRRAQPGKGLWALPGGFVGQTETTEQAMIRELREETRVKILSSVLRGSIKACRLFDHPDRSLRGRTLTHAFHIDFPSGQLPEVKGGDDAEKAKWFPIAELENLEPAMYEDHAEIISYFLGIA; this is translated from the coding sequence ATCGACATGCAGTACGACCTGATTGTTTTCATTGGGCGCCTTCAGCCCATGCATAATGCGCACTTGAATATTGTCAAGACCGCGCTTACCCAAGCCAGCCGCGTGCTGGTGCTCGCTGGTTCCAGCAATAAACCTCGCACCATCAAAAACCCGTTCACCTTCGAAGAACGCGCCATCATGCTGCATCGTTGCCTGGATGCTGCCGAGCGTGAACGCGTAGTTATCAAGCCGCTACGTGATTTTCTTTATAACGAGGCGCAATGGCTCAAGGTGGTGCAGCAAGCGGTGGCCGATGAAAGCTTGCCCAAAGATGCCCGAATCGGCCTGATTGGCCATAGCAAGGATGCCTCATCCTATTACCTGCGCATGTTCCCACAATGGGAACTGATTGAAGTCGAAAACCTGTCTGGTCTCAATGCAACTGAGCTGCGTGACATGATGTTCTGTGACACCAATCGTGATGGCCACTGGATGCGCCTGGAGACCAAAGTACCGACCCCGGTGGCGGCCTTCCTGCAGAGCTTTGCACTAAGTCCCGAATATGCGTCGCTGGTACAGGAATATGTGTTCACCCGCGACTATAAAGCTGCTTGGGCCAATGCACCCTATCCACCCACATTCATGACAGTTGATGCGGTATTGACCTGCTCGGGTCATGTATTGTTGGTCAAGCGGCGTGCTCAGCCTGGAAAGGGATTGTGGGCATTACCGGGAGGATTTGTCGGCCAGACTGAAACCACCGAGCAGGCCATGATTCGGGAATTACGCGAGGAGACGCGAGTCAAGATACTGTCCTCGGTATTACGTGGCTCAATCAAGGCATGTCGACTGTTTGATCACCCGGATCGTAGCTTGCGTGGCCGTACGTTGACCCACGCTTTCCACATTGATTTTCCTTCTGGGCAGTTACCGGAAGTCAAAGGCGGTGACGATGCCGAAAAGGCCAAGTGGTTTCCGATTGCAGAATTGGAAAACCTGGAGCCGGCCATGTATGAAGATCACGCTGAGATCATCAGCTATTTTCTGGGTATCGCCTGA
- a CDS encoding nicotinate phosphoribosyltransferase encodes MFDNILLNTDSYKASHFLQYPAGADGMFSYIESRGGAWEKLVFFGLQSILKEYLSKPITHAMVDEAVTFFAAHGEPFNEVGFRRIVDELDGFLPMRIKAAPEGMVVPTQQVLVTIESTHPDFFWVGSYFEPLLLRVWYPASVATQSYHMKQLIRGYLEISCDNPVQELSFKLHDFGARGVSSTESSALGGMAHLVNFMGSDTVMGVVAAKRYYGAEMAAYSIPAAEHSTITSWGREGEIEAYRNMLTQFAKPGSLVAVVSDSYDIFNAVEHIWGDTLRQVVIDSGATVVIRPDSGDPAAVVLKCAKLLDARFGSTLNSKGYKVLKHVRLIQGDGINPTSLKAILDGMLAAGFSTENVAFGMGGMLLQGLNRDTLKWAMKCSAMRVHGEWREVYKDPITDSGKRSKRGRVSLYRNTDGEFRTLATDGEIPAGFNEVLVPVWENGRLLRDFSFDEVRANAV; translated from the coding sequence ATGTTTGACAATATTCTTCTGAATACTGATTCCTATAAAGCATCCCACTTCCTACAGTATCCGGCCGGTGCCGATGGCATGTTCAGCTACATCGAGTCACGAGGTGGTGCTTGGGAAAAGCTGGTGTTCTTTGGCCTGCAAAGTATTCTCAAGGAATACCTGAGCAAGCCCATTACGCATGCCATGGTGGATGAAGCCGTTACCTTCTTTGCAGCTCATGGTGAGCCATTCAATGAAGTTGGCTTCCGTCGCATTGTGGATGAACTGGATGGCTTTCTTCCAATGCGTATTAAGGCCGCTCCCGAAGGCATGGTGGTTCCAACTCAGCAAGTGTTGGTGACAATTGAATCCACGCACCCTGATTTCTTTTGGGTCGGTTCTTACTTCGAGCCCTTGTTGTTGCGTGTCTGGTATCCAGCAAGCGTTGCGACACAGAGCTATCACATGAAGCAACTGATCCGAGGCTATCTGGAAATCAGTTGTGATAATCCAGTTCAGGAACTGTCGTTCAAACTACACGATTTCGGCGCGCGGGGCGTATCTAGTACCGAATCATCAGCTTTGGGTGGTATGGCTCATCTGGTCAATTTCATGGGGAGCGACACCGTGATGGGTGTGGTGGCAGCCAAGCGCTACTATGGTGCTGAAATGGCTGCCTACTCCATTCCTGCAGCGGAACACTCCACCATTACCAGCTGGGGACGGGAAGGGGAGATCGAAGCATACCGGAATATGCTTACCCAATTTGCCAAGCCGGGTAGTTTGGTCGCGGTGGTGTCTGACTCTTACGATATCTTCAATGCAGTGGAGCATATTTGGGGTGACACGTTGCGTCAGGTTGTGATTGATTCAGGAGCGACTGTTGTGATCCGTCCTGATTCAGGTGACCCGGCTGCCGTGGTGCTGAAATGCGCCAAATTGTTGGATGCTCGCTTTGGCAGTACGTTGAACAGCAAGGGTTACAAGGTGCTGAAGCATGTTCGACTGATTCAAGGTGACGGCATCAATCCAACCAGTTTGAAGGCCATTCTGGATGGCATGTTGGCTGCCGGTTTCAGCACTGAGAACGTGGCATTCGGTATGGGCGGGATGCTGTTGCAGGGTTTGAATCGCGATACGTTGAAATGGGCGATGAAGTGCTCCGCAATGCGTGTTCACGGCGAGTGGCGTGAAGTCTACAAAGACCCTATCACCGATAGCGGAAAGCGTTCAAAGCGTGGACGGGTATCGTTATACCGGAATACCGATGGCGAGTTCCGTACCCTGGCGACTGACGGCGAGATTCCTGCTGGCTTTAACGAAGTGCTAGTCCCAGTTTGGGAAAATGGCCGTCTGTTACGCGATTTCAGCTTTGACGAAGTTCGGGCCAACGCTGTGTAA
- the pnuC gene encoding nicotinamide riboside transporter PnuC — MYHAVITWLNSPAIYLLGTPASWAEILGFVTGIGCVWLTWRQHIWNFPIGIANSALLLMLFVDARLFADATLQILFICLGLRGWWEWLHGIRGEGPLQVRWAGRNECLMAIAIAVGLISVMWPILSYVKGGAPFMDAAVTALSLVAQGLLNRKRMESWLFWIVVDLISIPLYASKQLYLVAALYVIFLGMATKGFFTWRQVCASTSQRLDIEVASGRA, encoded by the coding sequence ATGTATCATGCTGTCATCACCTGGCTTAATTCGCCAGCCATATACCTGCTGGGTACGCCGGCTTCCTGGGCTGAAATTTTGGGATTTGTGACGGGCATCGGGTGCGTCTGGTTGACGTGGCGTCAACATATCTGGAATTTCCCAATTGGTATCGCCAACAGCGCATTGCTGTTGATGTTGTTTGTGGATGCCCGGCTGTTTGCCGATGCGACACTGCAAATCTTGTTCATATGCCTAGGATTGCGTGGTTGGTGGGAATGGCTGCATGGCATTCGTGGTGAAGGCCCGCTGCAGGTACGCTGGGCCGGGCGTAACGAGTGTCTGATGGCGATTGCAATTGCGGTCGGGCTGATTTCGGTGATGTGGCCTATCCTCAGTTATGTGAAGGGCGGGGCGCCATTCATGGATGCGGCTGTTACCGCACTGAGTTTGGTAGCGCAGGGTTTGCTGAATCGAAAGCGGATGGAAAGCTGGCTGTTCTGGATCGTGGTCGACCTGATCTCTATCCCGTTGTATGCCAGCAAACAGCTGTATCTGGTTGCGGCGTTGTATGTCATCTTCTTGGGTATGGCCACCAAAGGTTTCTTTACTTGGCGGCAAGTTTGCGCCAGTACATCGCAGCGGTTGGATATCGAGGTAGCAAGTGGCCGGGCTTGA
- a CDS encoding AAA family ATPase, with translation MAGLDSQFEHGLVIGKFYPPHAGHYYLIRTAAAYCRLVTVGVHPASQESISLADRLVWMREDLADCPNVTVVGKYDDTPVDYHNPAIWDAHEAHFRQAIVLADQQRQTVAPPVDAVFASEPYVVELARRFQATPVCLDQSRVSYAISGTQVRQNPVGTWAMLTPAVRAGLCKRIVVVGAESTGTTTLSRDLTNTLQQRGGVWAATQYVAEFGREHSWNKLAIGRGLAMQQDQPLPVMADLDWQSPEFAFIAATQSTREEAAARQSSPLLICDTDAFATAIWHERYVGCSSVAVAQVIEAMPPRSLYLLTDHVGVPFEDDGLRDGEHIRSWMTDRFADVLSKQTVPWLRLTGDRQSRLDQALRAVDTLLVKGWHFAPPI, from the coding sequence GTGGCCGGGCTTGATTCACAGTTTGAACATGGCTTGGTCATTGGCAAGTTCTACCCACCCCATGCCGGCCACTATTATTTGATTCGCACCGCTGCAGCATATTGCCGTTTGGTCACGGTGGGCGTCCACCCAGCATCGCAGGAATCCATTTCACTAGCAGATCGCTTAGTGTGGATGCGCGAGGATCTGGCTGACTGCCCAAATGTAACGGTGGTCGGTAAATATGACGATACGCCTGTGGATTATCACAATCCTGCCATTTGGGATGCACATGAGGCCCATTTCCGACAGGCCATCGTGCTGGCGGATCAGCAACGTCAGACTGTCGCTCCACCTGTTGATGCCGTTTTTGCGTCTGAGCCGTATGTGGTAGAGCTGGCCCGGCGTTTTCAGGCCACGCCAGTTTGCCTTGATCAGTCCCGTGTCAGCTATGCGATTTCAGGTACACAAGTCCGACAGAATCCCGTTGGTACCTGGGCCATGCTAACACCAGCGGTACGGGCTGGTCTGTGCAAACGCATCGTGGTGGTGGGGGCGGAATCAACCGGTACGACAACCCTGTCGCGGGATCTGACCAATACACTCCAGCAACGGGGGGGCGTTTGGGCTGCGACTCAATATGTTGCCGAATTTGGGCGAGAGCATTCCTGGAACAAATTGGCGATCGGTCGTGGTCTGGCCATGCAACAAGATCAGCCGCTGCCAGTGATGGCTGATCTGGATTGGCAGTCGCCGGAATTCGCCTTTATCGCCGCGACTCAATCCACCCGGGAAGAAGCTGCTGCTCGACAAAGTAGCCCATTGCTGATTTGTGATACGGATGCCTTCGCCACGGCAATCTGGCATGAACGGTATGTGGGATGCAGTTCGGTAGCGGTTGCACAGGTGATTGAAGCCATGCCACCACGTAGTTTGTACCTGCTGACTGACCATGTGGGGGTACCATTTGAAGATGATGGCTTACGTGATGGCGAGCATATCCGAAGCTGGATGACAGATCGTTTTGCTGACGTCCTTTCAAAACAAACTGTACCCTGGCTGCGGCTGACAGGTGACCGGCAATCTAGACTGGATCAAGCGTTGCGAGCTGTCGACACGCTGCTGGTGAAAGGCTGGCATTTTGCCCCGCCCATATGA
- the ppa gene encoding inorganic diphosphatase, with the protein MILDRVPAGKDVPNDFNVVIEIPANSSPIKYELDKETGAMFVDRFMGTAMFYPCNYGYVPNTLSEDGDPVDVLVVTPFPLQIGVVVRCRALGMLRMEDEAGVDAKLIAVPVEKLCPMYKDIKSTSDLPELLLSQIAHFFEHYKDLEKGKWVKVQGWADAEAAKQELVDGVARYKA; encoded by the coding sequence ATGATTCTCGACCGCGTTCCTGCCGGTAAGGATGTTCCCAACGATTTCAATGTCGTCATCGAAATCCCCGCCAACAGCTCGCCCATCAAATACGAACTGGACAAAGAAACCGGCGCAATGTTTGTAGACCGTTTCATGGGTACCGCGATGTTCTACCCATGCAACTATGGCTATGTGCCTAATACTTTGTCTGAAGATGGTGATCCGGTAGATGTACTGGTTGTTACCCCATTTCCACTGCAAATTGGGGTAGTTGTGCGTTGCCGTGCATTGGGCATGCTACGGATGGAGGACGAAGCTGGTGTGGATGCCAAACTGATTGCGGTACCAGTAGAGAAACTGTGCCCGATGTACAAAGACATCAAATCCACATCAGACCTGCCGGAGTTACTGTTGTCACAAATTGCCCACTTCTTTGAGCACTACAAGGATCTGGAAAAAGGCAAGTGGGTCAAGGTACAAGGCTGGGCCGATGCCGAAGCCGCCAAGCAAGAATTGGTGGATGGCGTGGCACGCTACAAAGCCTAA
- the coq7 gene encoding 2-polyprenyl-3-methyl-6-methoxy-1,4-benzoquinone monooxygenase — translation MLTLDQLIVQFDKGLRTLLAPAHSIRDYPDEQVEDALLTDEEKRQAAALMRVNHVGEVCAQALYQGQALTARDPETRKALEHAAWEETEHLAWTERRIADLGGRKSLLNPVWYTGSLTIGVLAGLIGDKWNLGFLAETERQVCKHLDSHLSKLPVTDAKSRAILVQMRDDEAQHAATAVQYGAADLPLPVRGLMKLSSKVMTGTAYWV, via the coding sequence ATGCTGACTCTCGACCAATTGATCGTGCAGTTCGATAAAGGTCTTCGCACTTTGCTGGCACCAGCCCACTCCATTCGCGACTACCCCGACGAACAGGTGGAGGATGCACTGTTGACTGATGAGGAAAAACGTCAAGCAGCGGCTTTGATGCGGGTCAACCATGTTGGTGAGGTTTGCGCCCAGGCACTCTATCAAGGCCAAGCACTGACTGCCCGTGATCCAGAAACCCGTAAAGCCTTGGAGCATGCCGCATGGGAAGAAACTGAACATCTAGCTTGGACCGAACGCAGAATTGCTGATCTGGGGGGGCGCAAAAGCTTGCTCAATCCGGTTTGGTATACTGGTTCGCTGACGATTGGGGTGCTTGCTGGTTTGATCGGAGATAAATGGAATCTGGGTTTCTTGGCGGAAACCGAACGGCAAGTTTGTAAACATCTAGACAGTCATCTGAGCAAATTGCCAGTAACCGACGCAAAAAGTCGTGCCATTCTGGTGCAAATGCGTGACGATGAAGCTCAGCACGCGGCGACAGCTGTACAGTATGGCGCAGCCGACTTGCCGTTGCCAGTGAGGGGGTTGATGAAGTTGTCTTCGAAGGTAATGACCGGCACCGCTTATTGGGTGTAG
- a CDS encoding OsmC family protein, with protein MKARIKWVEGVSFLGETQSGHAVLMDGPPESGGRNLGPRPMEMVLLGTGGCTSYDVIHILKKGRHDITDCYVEIDADRAENDPKVFTRIHFHFVVTGHHLKEEAVSRAIELSAEKYCSASIMLGKTADITHDFEIVSA; from the coding sequence ATGAAGGCAAGAATAAAGTGGGTGGAGGGGGTGAGCTTCCTCGGCGAAACTCAGAGCGGCCATGCCGTACTGATGGATGGTCCACCTGAAAGCGGTGGACGAAATCTAGGGCCACGGCCGATGGAAATGGTGTTGCTGGGAACAGGTGGCTGCACCAGCTATGACGTCATCCATATTTTGAAGAAGGGCCGACATGATATAACCGATTGTTATGTCGAAATTGACGCAGACCGAGCCGAGAACGATCCCAAGGTCTTCACCCGGATTCACTTCCATTTTGTGGTTACAGGGCACCACCTGAAAGAAGAAGCCGTGAGCCGAGCAATTGAACTGTCCGCAGAGAAGTATTGCTCAGCATCCATCATGCTGGGTAAAACTGCTGACATTACCCATGATTTTGAAATTGTTTCAGCCTGA
- the rplM gene encoding 50S ribosomal protein L13 gives MKTFSAKPHEVKRDWFVVDATDKVLGRLAAEIARRLRGKHKAEYTPHVDTGDYIVVVNVEKLRVTGAKFEDKKYYRHSGYPGGIYERTFRQMQEQFPERTLEKAVKGMLPKGPLGYAMLKKLKVYAGTEHPHSAQQPKVLDI, from the coding sequence ATGAAAACCTTCTCCGCCAAGCCGCATGAGGTGAAACGCGACTGGTTTGTCGTGGATGCCACCGACAAGGTGCTCGGCCGCCTAGCAGCCGAAATCGCTCGCCGCCTGCGTGGCAAGCATAAAGCAGAATACACTCCTCACGTTGATACTGGTGACTACATCGTTGTTGTCAACGTTGAAAAACTGCGCGTCACTGGCGCGAAGTTTGAAGACAAGAAGTACTATCGCCACTCCGGCTATCCTGGTGGTATTTACGAGCGTACTTTCCGCCAGATGCAAGAGCAATTTCCTGAGCGTACTCTGGAAAAAGCTGTCAAGGGTATGCTGCCGAAGGGCCCGCTGGGCTATGCCATGTTGAAGAAGCTGAAAGTGTATGCTGGTACTGAGCATCCTCACAGTGCGCAACAGCCCAAAGTTCTGGACATCTAA
- the rpsI gene encoding 30S ribosomal protein S9 has protein sequence MIGKYNYGTGRRKSAVARVFLATGKGQIIVNGKPLDEYFSRETGRMIVRQPLELTNHIETFDIKVNVTGGGENGQAGAVRHGIARALVDYDATLKSALRKAGLITRDAREVERKKVGLRGARRRKQFSKR, from the coding sequence ATGATCGGTAAATACAACTACGGTACCGGCCGCCGCAAGAGCGCTGTTGCTCGTGTGTTCCTGGCTACAGGCAAGGGCCAAATCATCGTTAACGGTAAACCGCTTGACGAATACTTCTCCCGTGAAACTGGCCGCATGATCGTGCGCCAGCCGCTGGAGCTGACAAACCATATCGAAACCTTTGATATCAAGGTGAATGTGACTGGTGGCGGTGAAAATGGCCAAGCCGGTGCGGTTCGTCACGGTATCGCTCGGGCATTGGTTGACTACGATGCAACCCTGAAGTCGGCGCTGCGTAAGGCAGGACTGATTACTCGCGATGCACGTGAAGTTGAACGTAAGAAGGTTGGCTTGCGTGGCGCGCGTCGTCGTAAGCAGTTCTCCAAGCGTTAA
- the argC gene encoding N-acetyl-gamma-glutamyl-phosphate reductase: MIKVGIVGGTGYTGVELLRLLARHPQVKLTAVTSRKEDGMPIAEMFPSLRGWVDLTFSDPAKADLKQCDVVFFATPNGIAMAQARELLDAGVKVIDLAADYRIKDVPTWERWYGMSHASPELVEEAVYGLPEVNREQISKARLIANPGCYPTAVQLGFLPLVEAGLVDTANLIADCKSGVSGAGRKAEVHTLFAEAGDNFKAYGVAGHRHLPEIRQGLSRVAGQDVGLTFVPHLTPLIRGIHATLYAKLKQSIDLQALYEQRFVGEAFVDVLPAGSHPETRSVRGANVCRVAVHQPQGGDIVVILSVIDNLVKGAAGQAVQNMNILFGLEERLGLDVVPLLP; the protein is encoded by the coding sequence GTGATCAAGGTAGGTATTGTTGGTGGTACTGGCTATACCGGTGTCGAGCTGTTGAGATTGTTGGCAAGACATCCACAGGTAAAGCTGACAGCCGTGACCTCGCGCAAAGAAGATGGCATGCCAATTGCAGAGATGTTTCCCAGTTTGCGTGGCTGGGTAGATCTCACATTCAGTGATCCTGCCAAAGCGGATCTCAAGCAATGTGATGTAGTGTTTTTTGCGACACCGAATGGTATTGCCATGGCCCAAGCGCGCGAATTGCTGGATGCAGGGGTTAAGGTGATTGATCTGGCAGCGGACTACCGAATCAAGGATGTACCGACATGGGAGCGCTGGTATGGCATGTCACATGCCAGCCCTGAATTGGTTGAGGAGGCTGTGTATGGTCTACCGGAAGTCAATCGTGAACAGATCAGTAAAGCGCGTTTGATTGCGAATCCTGGTTGTTATCCAACTGCGGTCCAATTGGGCTTTTTGCCTTTGGTTGAAGCAGGTTTGGTGGATACGGCCAATTTGATTGCAGATTGCAAATCCGGTGTAAGTGGTGCGGGGCGTAAAGCAGAGGTGCATACGCTGTTTGCTGAAGCGGGGGATAACTTCAAAGCTTATGGCGTGGCTGGACATCGTCATTTGCCGGAAATCCGTCAGGGGCTGTCGCGTGTTGCAGGTCAGGATGTTGGCTTGACATTTGTCCCGCACTTGACGCCACTTATTCGTGGTATCCATGCCACCTTGTATGCCAAACTCAAGCAGTCTATTGATTTACAGGCTCTATACGAGCAGCGATTTGTGGGTGAAGCGTTTGTGGATGTTCTGCCGGCAGGGAGTCACCCTGAGACGCGTTCGGTGCGTGGCGCCAATGTATGCCGAGTTGCAGTTCATCAGCCGCAGGGTGGGGATATAGTGGTCATTCTGTCGGTGATCGATAATCTGGTCAAAGGTGCGGCAGGGCAGGCCGTTCAGAATATGAATATCCTGTTTGGGTTGGAAGAGCGTCTGGGCTTAGATGTGGTACCGCTGTTGCCATAA